One stretch of Pieris brassicae chromosome 8, ilPieBrab1.1, whole genome shotgun sequence DNA includes these proteins:
- the LOC123712760 gene encoding allergen Tha p 1-like, whose translation MKFIIVLFAVVGIVYAEQYTDRYDNINVSEILQNKRLVVSYVKCLLDQGRCTPEGNALKEHVKDGMQTGCTKCTENQRRGARKVVRYLRENYDNYFKDIVKKYDPKNEYKETYESFLASDDY comes from the exons atgaagtttattattgttttgtttgctGTCGTAGGTATTGTATATGCCGAACAATATACAGATAGATATGACAATATAAATGTAAGTGAAATTTTGCAAAATAAACGTCTCGTTGTTTCGTATGTCAAATGCCTATTGGACCAAGGGAGGTGTACGCCAGAGGGAAACGCACTAAAGG AGCACGTCAAAGATGGTATGCAGACAGGCTGCACAAAATGTACAGAAAATCAGAGGAGAGGAGCAAGAAAAGTCGTCCGATATCTTCGTGAGAACTATGACAATTATTTCAAAGACATCGTAAAGAAATACGACcctaaaaatgaatataaagaaACATACGAATCATTTTTGGCCTCTGATGATTATTGA
- the LOC123712753 gene encoding allergen Tha p 1-like, with the protein MAGKLVVFCCCVLVAVFAEKYTDKYDNINLQEILENGRLFHAYINCLLDKGKCSPEGKELRDHIQDALETGCSKCTEAQEKGTYTIIEHLINKEKEIWEELCAKYDAEGKYRKKYEERAKSAGLTV; encoded by the exons ATGGCTGGTAAACTAGTTGTGTTCTGTTGCTGTGTTTTGGTCGCGGTATTCGCGGAGAAGTACACCGATAAATATGACAACATCAACTTGCAAGAAATTTTGGAGAATGGTCGGTTGTTCCACGCTTATATCAACTGTCTCTTGGATAAAGGAAAGTGCAGCCCTGAAGGAAAGGAATTGAGAG ACCACATCCAAGACGCGCTCGAAACAGGGTGTTCCAAATGCACTGAGGCTCAAGAGAAAGGAACGTACACCATAATTGAGCACCTCATCAACAAGGAGAAGGAGATTTGGGAAGAGCTCTGTGCCAAATACGATGCTGAAGGGAAATACAGGAAGAAGTACGAGGAACGCGCGAAGTCTGCCGGCTTAACCGTTTAA
- the LOC123712759 gene encoding allergen Tha p 1-like: MKLIVLFCLFMFAYAHDKYDSVDIDISEVLSNERLLLAYTKCLINKGPCTPEIKRVKDKIPEILETNCAKCTDRQKQLGKSLVKEVRAKHPNIWTDMVSYYDPQGKYQKEFQEFLN, from the exons atgaaattaatcgtgctattttgtttatttatgtttgcCTATGCGCATGACAAATATGATAGTGTCGATATTGATATCTCAGAAGTGTTAAGTAATGAAAGGCTATTACTAGCATACACTAAATGTTTGATAAACAAAGGGCCATGCACTCCCGAAATAAAGAGAGTAAAGg ATAAAATTCCTGAAATATTAGAAACAAACTGCGCTAAGTGTACGGACCGGCAAAAGCAACTTGGAAAATCTTTAGTTAAAGAAGTGAGAGCGAAACATCCAAACATTTGGACAGACATGGTATCATACTACGATCCTCAAGGAAAGTATCAAAAAGAATTCCAAGAATTTCTTAACTGA
- the LOC123712757 gene encoding allergen Tha p 1-like isoform X1 — protein MKYIILLCFLACVNARPETYNNKYDGVNLRDILSNRRLLVPYILCTLEQGQCTPEGKELRSHIKEALENDCGKCTEPQKKGTQLVITHLVQHEDEFWKQLVAKYDPSKNYVTKYEKQLKSIKSRA, from the exons atgaaatatattattctactATGTTTCCTGGCCTGCGTTAATGCCCGACCCgagacatataataataaatacgatGGTGTTAATTTACGCGACATTTTAAGTAACAGAAGATTACTGGTTCCTTATATACTTTGCACTTTGGAACAAGGACAATGCACACCAGAAGGCAAAGAATTACGGT CTCACATCAAAGAAGCATTAGAGAATGATTGCGGTAAATGTACTGAACCTCAGAAGAAGGGTACTCAACTTGTAATCACGCATCTTGTCCAACACGAAGACGAATTTTGGAAGCAATTGGTTGCCAAGTACGATCCCAGCAAAAATTATGTGACGAAATATGAGAAACAATTGAAGTCTATTAAATCCAGAgcttaa
- the LOC123712747 gene encoding EF-hand domain-containing family member B-like: MPVDCQRSTSGGKGNWGMFIERDPKICAAGLPSAQPDDKVSDSLEHYLLKDEVDALMSDAIFPPEPPRPLPPLRRPIPLDKRFAGPFGQVAQLINPPIKTKFQTLVDDFKDTAYASYWSRPLAQVRDPVPMLPDGMDTFGTTFGKKTAFHGRLYDVVMPKDPLPDKTPRSKEAGVQLDRVYCSPPYNGDVTFGHRTYVDKRGTYAKCCLTDDRVVLGKGGRTILNTLQAKYLEANQSRIGNAVTPNNNINNVPAGYAFGKLKPPDNLPECLSYCALNPERHFLKKCLGHLNSLRKSLSKRFLPSFFRDFYLNIKYYDKERSDWLPKKVVYDLCALRLIRFDSSLIEPLLSMWQAYDGENIEYKTFVHVINYREPSPDLSKVKDIPDECLSFSTTYTEMVEPGKDEDRSRMAGLPSGRYFDMDYPVTPERCCRADRTCLPHESDMKACLNPSILTLYHVNHRDMYARREPLIVRRVFEAAGEIFTDEKFNEIWEEAKKYHSGGWVCYETFNRALNLSNSVDNNKTE, from the coding sequence ATGCCGGTAGATTGCCAAAGGTCCACATCTGGTGGAAAGGGTAATTGGGGAATGTTTATCGAACGTGATCCGAAAATATGTGCAGCAGGATTACCCTCTGCTCAGCCAGATGACAAAGTTTCTGATTCATTAGAACATTACTTATTGAAAGATGAAGTGGATGCTCTTATGAGTGATGCAATCTTTCCACCGGAACCTCCTCGACCATTACCACCTTTACGACGCCCGATTCCATTAGACAAACGCTTCGCAGGCCCATTTGGTCAGGTTGCGCAATTGATAAATCCTCCAATAAAAACCAAATTCCAAACACTTGTGGATGATTTTAAGGATACCGCGTATGCGTCTTATTGGAGCAGACCACTTGCGCAGGTCCGTGATCCTGTGCCGATGCTTCCTGATGGTATGGATACTTTTGGTACCACTTTTGGTAAGAAAACAGCATTTCACGGCAGGTTATATGATGTTGTAATGCCGAAAGACCCACTACCCGATAAAACACCtcgttctaaagaagctggaGTGCAATTAGACCGTGTGTACTGTTCTCCTCCGTATAATGGAGATGTAACATTCGGGCACAGAACATATGTTGATAAGCGCGGTACATATGCTAAATGTTGCCTTACTGACGATAGAGTAGTTCTCGGAAAAGGGGGCCGAACGATTTTAAATACACTTCAAGCTAAATATCTAGAAGCTAATCAATCAAGAATTGGAAACGCTGTAActccaaataataatataaataacgttCCAGCAGGCTACGCTTTTGGAAAATTAAAACCTCCTGACAATTTACCAGAATGTTTATCATATTGTGCATTAAATCCAGAACGGCATTTCTTGAAAAAGTGCTTAGGACACTTAAATTCTCTTCGAAAATCATTGTCAAAACGTTTTTTGCCATCATTCTTTCgtgatttctatttaaatataaaatattacgataaaGAAAGAAGTGATTGGTtacctaaaaaagttgtttatGATTTGTGTGCCTTAAGACTTATTCGATTCGACTCCTCGTTAATAGAGCCTCTGTTGTCTATGTGGCAAGCGTATGATGGAGAAAACATTGAGTACAAGACATTTGTTCATGTAATAAACTACCGAGAACCATCGCCAGATCTATCAAAAGTGAAGGACATTCCCGATGAATGCCTATCATTTTCAACTACTTATACAGAAATGGTAGAGCCTGGAAAAGATGAAGATAGAAGTCGAATGGCCGGTTTACCATCGGGTAGGTACTTTGATATGGATTATCCAGTTACTCCTGAACGTTGCTGCCGAGCAGATAGAACTTGCCTACCCCATGAATCTGACATGAAAGCCTGTCTTAATCCAAgcattttaactttataccATGTAAATCACAGAGATATGTATGCTAGACGAGAACCTCTAATTGTAAGAAGGGTTTTTGAAGCAGCAGGTGAAATATTTACTGATGAAAAATTTAACGAGATTTGGGAAGAAGCTAAGAAGTATCATTCAGGTGGTTGGGTCTGTTATGAAACATTTAATAGagctttaaatttatctaattcTGTAGATAATAATAAGACTGAGTGA
- the LOC123712762 gene encoding ejaculatory bulb-specific protein 3-like, whose protein sequence is MLAVCFLVYIVTPVLSDYYNPRYDDFDINPLIENDRILVSYSKCFLDQGPCTPEAKDFKKVIPEALESSCGKCSPKQKQLIKTVIRAIIAAHPYTWDQLVNKYDGEKKHRETFNKFLEEKDR, encoded by the exons ATGCTCGCAGTATGCTTCCTTGTTTATATTGTAACACCTGTTTTATCCGACTATTATAACCCTCGATATGACGACTTCGACATCAACCCTCTAATAGAAAACGACAGGATACTAGTGAGCTACTCCAAATGCTTTCTCGACCAAGGTCCGTGTACACCAgaagcaaaagattttaaaa AAGTTATACCGGAAGCATTAGAGTCATCATGTGGAAAATGCTCCCCAAAACAGAAACAGCTTATCAAAACGGTAATAAGAGCTATAATAGCGGCTCACCCTTATACTTGGGACCAGctcgtaaataaatatgatggaGAGAAAAAACATAGGGAAACATTCAATAAATTTCTTGAAgagaaagatagatag
- the LOC123712749 gene encoding uncharacterized protein LOC123712749: MSRGSTIRTSGGKGNINMFIERDKKICAAGLPNLDNASISNIFPCYQLQDHADALLHDIIIPETSYDPRQLSSQRDMRNAGMFTESADLINPPMKTKFQTLVDDFKNTQCTSYWKKEMGKVPDPKGNLPEGLNVYGTTMGKKYPPSLTSYEVIFPTQCIEDQVPRSKRCGLQTQRNYCSFNANQTFGKKTNIDSSSKRMNCCLTDDRIYVGNNSKIPMHFLQARFNYKNTARVGETQEPNNNIDCVPKGFAFGKVESLDGIGVPECLTVELNPDRKFLKECLAHLNTLRKCMSKRFDGAFFPKFYLEIKYLDTQKTGWLPKDIIYDTCKLKYIRFNEELLEPLMSIWNILDGSRIEYKKFIHMLNYREPVLELPKISDIPEENIDYRTTYSEMCKENVENTQKYMAGVPSGRYLDKDYPITPDGLCRADRDFLPQESDAKCCISPSILTLHGVSHRDMFAKRDAKTVRKVFENIGEEFTDESFDSIWLKAQEYHSQGWVSYETFRRALADKST, encoded by the coding sequence ATGTCAAGGGGCTCGACTATTAGAACAAGTGGTGGGAAAGGAAATATCAATATGTTTATTGAGCGTGATAAAAAGATATGTGCTGCTGGTCTTCCAAATTTGGACAATGCGtcaatttctaatatttttccaTGCTATCAGCTTCAAGATCACGCCGATGCCCTGTTACATGACATTATTATACCTGAAACATCCTATGATCCACGCCAATTGTCAAGTCAGCGTGATATGCGAAATGCTGGAATGTTCACCGAATCAGCTGATCTGATTAATCCACCTATGAAAACCAAATTTCAAACGTTGGTTGACgactttaaaaatacacaatgcACCTCATACTGGAAAAAAGAAATGGGAAAAGTGCCAGATCCAAAAGGAAATCTACCTGAAGGCTTAAACGTATATGGAACAACTATGGGAAAAAAGTATCCGCCAAGCTTAACTTCTTACGAGGTAATATTTCCCACACAATGTATAGAAGATCAAGTCCCACGTTCAAAGAGATGTGGACTTCAAACTCAGCGTAATTACTGTTCGTTTAACGCGAATCAAACTTTcggaaagaaaacaaatatagatTCATCGAGCAAACGAATGAATTGTTGTTTAACTGATGATAGAATATATGTAggaaataattctaaaatacCGATGCATTTTCTGCAAGCtaggtttaattataaaaatactgcaAGAGTAGGAGAAACTCAAGagccaaataataatattgattgtgTACCAAAAGGGTTTGCGTTTGGCAAAGTTGAATCTTTAGACGGTATCGGAGTGCCCGAATGCCTGACAGTGGAACTGAATCCAGACcgaaaattcttaaaagaatGCTTAGCGCATCTGAATACTTTGCGAAAGTGTATGTCTAAGCGCTTCGATGGAGCGTTTTTCCcgaaattttatttggaaataaaatatttggataCTCAAAAAACAGGATGGTTGCCAAAGGATATCATCTATGACacatgtaaattaaaatatattcgatTTAACGAGGAACTTCTTGAACCTTTAATGTCTATATGGAATATATTAGATGGGTCGagaatagaatataaaaagttcATTCATATGCTGAATTATAGAGAACCTGTTCTCGAGCTTCCAAAAATCAGCGATATCCCTGAAGAAAATATAGATTATCGCACGACATATTCTGAAATGTGTAAAGAAAATGtagaaaatacacaaaaatatatggcTGGTGTACCATCTGGTAGGTATTTAGACAAGGACTACCCAATAACGCCTGACGGGTTATGCAGAGCCGACCGTGATTTTCTCCCTCAAGAATCTGATGCCAAGTGCTGTATATCTCCAAGTATCTTAACATTGCATGGAGTGAGTCACCGTGATATGTTCGCAAAAAGAGACGCGAAAACCGTGAGGAaggtatttgaaaatattggaGAAGAGTTTACGGACGAATCATTTGACTCTATATGGCTCAAAGCCCAGGAATACCACTCTCAGGGTTGGGTGTCGTACGAAACTTTCCGTCGTGCCTTGGCTGATAAAAGTACTTAG